One region of Rhizophagus irregularis chromosome 20, complete sequence genomic DNA includes:
- a CDS encoding E3 ubiquitin ligase complex SCF subunit scon-3 variant 2: MLTLQFMFNLFVTNVIIAIPLPNVTGPILTKVIDYCTHHRNDPIQNHDDDLKKTSEDIDDWDAEFCKVDQGTLFELILAANYLDIKPLLDLTCKTVANMIKNKSPEEIRATFNITNDFTPEEEEQVRKENEWCEER, encoded by the exons ATGCTAACATTACAATTTATGTTTAACTTGTTTGTTACTAACGTAATAATAGCAATACCTCTTCCAAATGTGACTGGTCCCATTCTTACCAAAGTAATTGATTATTGTACACATCACCGTAATGATCCAATACAAAATCATGATGATGACCTCAAAAAAACTTCTGAAGATATTGACGATTGGGATGCAGAGTTCTGTAAAGTGGATCAAGGAACactatttgaattaattttg gCTGCCAATTATCTCGATATCAAACCTCTTCTTGATCTTACTTGTAAAACGGTTGCTAATATGATTAAAAACAAATCTCCTGAGGAAATCCGTGCAACattcaatattacaaatgACTTTACTCCTGAAGAAGAAGAACAAgttagaaaagaaaatgaatggTGTGAAGAACGATAA
- a CDS encoding E3 ubiquitin ligase complex SCF subunit scon-3 — protein MSTIEQKKVKLTSSEGTEFQVERSVAERSVLLKNMLEDVGENDMAIPLPNVTGPILTKVIDYCTHHRNDPIQNHDDDLKKTSEDIDDWDAEFCKVDQGTLFELILAANYLDIKPLLDLTCKTVANMIKNKSPEEIRATFNITNDFTPEEEEQVRKENEWCEER, from the exons atgtcaacaattgaacaaaaaaaagttaaattaactTCTTCCGAGGGAACGGAATTTCAAGTTGAAAGAAGTGTAGCAGAGAGATCagtattattgaaaaatatgttGGAAGATGTTGGAGAAAATGATATGG CAATACCTCTTCCAAATGTGACTGGTCCCATTCTTACCAAAGTAATTGATTATTGTACACATCACCGTAATGATCCAATACAAAATCATGATGATGACCTCAAAAAAACTTCTGAAGATATTGACGATTGGGATGCAGAGTTCTGTAAAGTGGATCAAGGAACactatttgaattaattttg gCTGCCAATTATCTCGATATCAAACCTCTTCTTGATCTTACTTGTAAAACGGTTGCTAATATGATTAAAAACAAATCTCCTGAGGAAATCCGTGCAACattcaatattacaaatgACTTTACTCCTGAAGAAGAAGAACAAgttagaaaagaaaatgaatggTGTGAAGAACGATAA